From Flexistipes sp.:
CGTAATTTCTGTTCAGGTTCTGCTCATTTGAATAAGATCTGTGAGTTACAGCTTCAAACAAAAGACCACTGTTTGAAAAATTGTAATTGATTTTATCCTGTAGTTTACTAAGCGTACTCATTGTTAATATTTTTTGAGAATAAGTGTAGCATTGGTTCCGCCGAAACCAAGTGAATTTGATAGTGCATACTTTATGTCTTTATTCACGGCCTTTTGGGGGATATATTCAAGGTCGCATTTTTCATCCGGATTTTCCAGATTTGCAGTGGGAGGAAGTACACCGTTTTTCAAGGCCAAAGCTGAATAGATAGCCTCGACACTCCCCGCAGCGCCCAAAAGGTGGCCGGTCATTGATTTGGTGGAGCTGATTAGAAGCTTTTTTGCATGTTCTCCGAAAGCATTTTTTATAGCTCTGGTTTCGATTACATCGTTATAGGGGGTGGCAGTACCGTGAGCATTTATATAGTCTATATCTTCCGGAGATATTCCTGCGTTTTTCAGAGCCATTAATATACAGCGCCTTGCTCCGTCACCACTCTCATCCGGAGCTGTTATGTGATAGGCATCGCTGGTCAGTCCATAACCGACAACTTCAGCCAAAATATTTGCACCTCTGCTTAAAGCGTGTTCAAGTTCCTCCAATATAATAACACCCGAGCCTTCACCCATTACAAAACCGTCTCTGTCTCTGTCAAAAGGTCTGCTTGCCGCAGTCGGGTTGTCATTTCTCCTGGACAGTGCCTTCATATTGGAAAATCCACCCACTGCAAGTGGGGTAATGGCACTTTCAGAGCCGCCTGCAAACATAATATCCGCATCGCTACGCTTAATTATCTGATAGGCATCCCCAATGGCGTGAGCACCTGTGGCGCATGCAGTCACAACACTGCTGTTAGGGCCTTTCAGACCATATTTTATTGAGGTCATACCGCTTGCCATATTTATAATTGCCGAAGGTATAAAAAAAGGCGAGATTCTTTTAGGTCCCTTTGTTCTGAAGGTTTCATGAGTATCTTCAATAGTTTTAAATCCGCCGATGCCGGAGCCGATAATTGTTCCCGCACGTTCACTGTCAATACGGTTAACATCTAAACCGGAAGTTTGAACAGCCAGTTCTGCGGCAGCCAAAGATAATACTATAAATCTGTCGAATTTTCGGCAGTCCTTTTTGTCAACAAAATCTTCAGGATTAAAATTTTTTACCTCACCTGCTATTTTAACAGGAAAATCGGAAGTATCAAAATGTGTAATTTCACCGATGCCGCTTTTGCCTGAAGT
This genomic window contains:
- the fabF gene encoding beta-ketoacyl-ACP synthase II, yielding MQRRVVITGAGLVTPVGIGIEENWKNITSGKSGIGEITHFDTSDFPVKIAGEVKNFNPEDFVDKKDCRKFDRFIVLSLAAAELAVQTSGLDVNRIDSERAGTIIGSGIGGFKTIEDTHETFRTKGPKRISPFFIPSAIINMASGMTSIKYGLKGPNSSVVTACATGAHAIGDAYQIIKRSDADIMFAGGSESAITPLAVGGFSNMKALSRRNDNPTAASRPFDRDRDGFVMGEGSGVIILEELEHALSRGANILAEVVGYGLTSDAYHITAPDESGDGARRCILMALKNAGISPEDIDYINAHGTATPYNDVIETRAIKNAFGEHAKKLLISSTKSMTGHLLGAAGSVEAIYSALALKNGVLPPTANLENPDEKCDLEYIPQKAVNKDIKYALSNSLGFGGTNATLILKKY